From the Paludisphaera mucosa genome, one window contains:
- a CDS encoding bifunctional sulfate adenylyltransferase/adenylylsulfate kinase — MNSPYGGTLIDLVVDTARAAEMKAAAGDCASITLDERGVCDLELLAVGGFSPLKGFLGKADYDRVVREQRLADGTLWPLPVTLPVTPSEGVAEGKTLALRDVYGNLLAFLHVEEIYQADKDAEAQCVYDTLDAKPPADADLGRCPGHYAAGRLEVVRTPPHYDFVDLRRTPAELREHFQSLGWSRIVAFPTRDPIHRAQEETARRAAEEIGGGLLIQPIVGATRPGDVDHYTRVRCYRALLEDDDRSGALVVTLLPLAERMTRPREALLHAIIARNYGCTHLLVRRDQADRPFDDPHAALEALSKYMDEIGVEMVVSTPMVYLPDMGRYEAVDAVPDGVRTARISDAQVRDDYLAGGVLLPEWFTRPAVAAILNEANPPRQRQGLTIWFTGLSGSGKSTVAQALVERLAEYGRNCSLLDGDEIRTHLSKGLSFSKEDRDVNIRRVGYVAGLVAQHGGTTLCSVISPYKAVRDEARRQSKGNFVEVYCSTPVDVCESRDVKGHYAKARAAVAAGRGMGFTGVDDPYEAPDDAEVTLDTSRLGVAECVDAIVAKLLALGYIPPRGRAG; from the coding sequence CTGAACTCGCCCTACGGCGGGACCCTGATCGACCTGGTCGTCGATACCGCGCGGGCGGCCGAGATGAAGGCCGCCGCCGGCGACTGCGCCAGCATCACCCTCGACGAGCGCGGGGTCTGCGACCTGGAGCTGCTCGCCGTGGGCGGCTTCTCGCCGCTGAAGGGGTTCCTGGGGAAAGCCGACTACGACCGAGTCGTTCGCGAGCAACGGCTCGCCGACGGCACGCTCTGGCCGCTGCCTGTCACTTTACCCGTGACGCCCTCCGAAGGGGTCGCCGAGGGGAAGACGCTGGCCCTCCGCGACGTCTACGGCAACCTGCTCGCCTTCCTCCACGTGGAGGAAATCTACCAGGCGGACAAGGATGCCGAGGCGCAGTGCGTCTACGACACGCTCGACGCCAAGCCTCCGGCCGACGCCGACCTCGGCCGCTGCCCAGGCCACTATGCCGCCGGTCGGCTCGAAGTGGTCCGCACGCCCCCGCATTACGACTTCGTCGACCTGCGGCGGACCCCCGCCGAGCTTCGCGAGCATTTCCAGTCGCTCGGCTGGTCCCGCATCGTCGCCTTCCCGACCCGCGACCCCATCCACCGCGCCCAGGAGGAGACGGCCCGGCGTGCGGCGGAGGAGATCGGCGGCGGCCTGCTCATCCAGCCGATCGTCGGCGCGACCCGGCCCGGCGACGTCGACCACTACACCCGCGTCCGTTGCTACCGGGCGCTTCTCGAAGACGACGACAGGTCGGGGGCGCTCGTGGTCACCCTGTTGCCGCTGGCCGAGCGTATGACCAGGCCCCGCGAGGCCCTGCTCCACGCGATCATCGCTCGCAACTACGGCTGCACCCACCTCCTCGTCCGCCGCGACCAGGCCGACCGGCCCTTCGACGATCCACACGCCGCCCTGGAGGCCCTGTCGAAGTACATGGACGAGATCGGCGTGGAGATGGTCGTCTCCACGCCGATGGTCTACCTGCCGGACATGGGCCGCTACGAGGCCGTCGACGCCGTCCCCGACGGTGTCAGGACGGCTCGAATCTCCGACGCCCAGGTCCGCGACGACTACCTGGCCGGGGGGGTCTTGCTCCCCGAGTGGTTCACTCGCCCGGCGGTCGCCGCGATCCTGAACGAGGCCAACCCCCCCCGCCAGCGCCAGGGGCTGACGATCTGGTTCACCGGCCTCTCCGGCTCGGGCAAGAGCACCGTCGCGCAGGCGCTCGTCGAGCGGCTCGCCGAGTACGGCCGCAACTGCTCGCTGCTCGACGGCGACGAGATCCGCACTCACCTGTCGAAGGGCCTGAGCTTCAGCAAGGAAGACCGCGACGTCAACATCCGCCGCGTGGGCTACGTCGCCGGCCTGGTCGCCCAGCACGGCGGCACCACGTTGTGCTCGGTCATCAGCCCATACAAGGCCGTCCGCGACGAGGCCCGCCGGCAGTCGAAGGGGAACTTCGTCGAGGTCTACTGCTCGACCCCCGTCGACGTCTGCGAGTCGCGCGACGTCAAGGGACACTACGCCAAGGCCCGCGCCGCCGTCGCGGCGGGCCGGGGCATGGGCTTCACCGGCGTCGACGACCCGTACGAGGCCCCCGATGACGCCGAGGTCACCCTCGACACATCCCGGCTCGGCGTGGCGGAATGCGTCGACGCGATCGTCGCCAAGCTGCTCGCCCTGGGCTACATCCCGCCCCGCGGCCGCGCCGGCTGA